From the Ruminiclostridium josui JCM 17888 genome, one window contains:
- a CDS encoding formate--tetrahydrofolate ligase translates to MQTDIQIAQGCKMQHIADIAKSLGIDTEDLEFYGKYKAKLSDKLWDKVKDKKDGKLVLVTAINPTPAGEGKTTTTVGLGQAMAKIGKNAVIALREPSLGPVMGIKGGAAGGGYAQVVPMEDINLHFTGDMHAITAANNLLSAAIDNHLQQGNTLGIDPRQIVWKRCMDMNDRALRNVIVGLGGRINGVPREDGFNITVASEIMAILCLALDITDLKNRLGRIIIGYTYEGKPVTAHDLKVDGAMTLLLKDAIKPNLVQTLEGTPALMHGGPFANIAHGCNSISATKLALKLADYVITEAGFGADLGAEKFFDIKCRFAGFKPDAVVLVATIRALKYNGGIKKEDLKEENVEALSKGFVNAEKHIENLKQFGVPVMVAINHFDTDTEAEIKLVQERCSSLGVEVAFSDVFLKGGEGGIELAEKLVALTDSTVSNFAPIYDEKLPIKEKVQQIVSKIYGGRNVIYNAAAEKSIAKIEEMGLDKLPICMAKTQYSLSDNPQLLGRPKDFDVTVKEVRISAGAGFIVVLTGDIMTMPGLPKVPAAERIDIDEKGVITGLF, encoded by the coding sequence TTGCAAACGGATATACAAATTGCTCAGGGATGTAAAATGCAGCATATTGCAGATATAGCAAAAAGCCTTGGTATTGATACCGAAGATCTTGAGTTCTATGGTAAATATAAAGCCAAGTTATCAGATAAGCTGTGGGATAAGGTAAAAGATAAAAAAGACGGTAAACTTGTCCTTGTTACTGCTATAAACCCAACTCCTGCAGGTGAAGGAAAGACTACTACTACAGTAGGCCTTGGGCAGGCTATGGCGAAGATAGGTAAAAATGCGGTTATAGCTTTAAGAGAACCTTCTTTAGGCCCTGTAATGGGTATTAAGGGAGGTGCTGCCGGAGGAGGCTATGCACAGGTTGTCCCTATGGAAGACATTAATCTTCACTTTACTGGGGATATGCATGCAATTACTGCTGCAAATAATCTTCTTTCCGCCGCAATAGACAACCACCTTCAGCAGGGAAATACTCTTGGTATAGATCCCCGACAAATTGTCTGGAAACGCTGTATGGATATGAATGATAGAGCACTTAGAAATGTAATTGTGGGACTTGGCGGAAGGATTAACGGAGTTCCCAGAGAAGATGGATTTAACATCACTGTTGCTTCGGAAATAATGGCAATACTCTGTCTTGCTCTTGATATTACAGACTTAAAAAACAGACTGGGACGTATTATCATTGGCTACACATACGAAGGAAAGCCAGTTACGGCTCATGACCTGAAGGTTGACGGTGCAATGACCCTTTTATTAAAAGATGCTATAAAACCTAATCTGGTTCAGACCCTTGAAGGAACTCCTGCATTAATGCATGGTGGCCCTTTTGCAAATATTGCTCATGGTTGTAATAGTATTTCAGCTACAAAACTTGCACTGAAATTGGCTGACTATGTTATTACCGAGGCCGGCTTTGGCGCAGACCTTGGTGCAGAAAAATTCTTTGATATTAAGTGCAGATTTGCAGGCTTTAAACCTGACGCGGTAGTTCTTGTTGCCACAATAAGAGCACTTAAATATAACGGTGGTATAAAAAAAGAAGATCTTAAAGAAGAAAATGTGGAAGCATTGTCTAAAGGCTTTGTAAATGCAGAAAAGCATATCGAAAATCTGAAACAGTTTGGTGTACCCGTTATGGTTGCTATTAATCATTTTGATACAGATACCGAGGCTGAAATCAAGCTGGTTCAAGAAAGATGCAGTTCTCTGGGTGTTGAGGTTGCATTTTCTGATGTATTTTTAAAAGGTGGAGAAGGCGGAATAGAGTTGGCAGAAAAGCTTGTTGCTCTCACTGATTCTACGGTTTCAAATTTTGCACCTATTTATGATGAAAAACTCCCAATAAAAGAAAAGGTACAGCAGATAGTCTCAAAGATTTACGGTGGCAGAAACGTTATTTATAATGCTGCTGCAGAAAAATCCATCGCTAAGATAGAAGAAATGGGTCTGGACAAACTTCCAATCTGTATGGCAAAAACTCAATATTCATTATCTGATAATCCTCAACTTCTTGGTAGGCCTAAGGACTTCGATGTTACAGTAAAAGAAGTTCGAATTTCCGCAGGAGCAGGATTTATAGTGGTACTTACCGGAGATATAATGACTATGCCGGGTTTACCAAAAGTACCTGCAGCGGAGAGAATTGATATTGATGAAAAAGGTGTTATCACAGGACTATTCTAA